GGTTTCGACCGGTACGGTTAAATCCCGGATGCATCACGCAATGACTAAGCTGAGAAAGGAGCTGGGAGACAATGAAACACAACAGGCACGATGACATAGAAGAAAAATTGAAAGAGGGATTGCGTGACCTTGATCGGGTGACAGCAGCACCTCCGTCTTTGGCAGAGATCCACATGATGATGGCAGAAACACGCAAGCGTCAGCGCAAGGAGCTGATCTGGTTCATTCTCATTGCGCTATGTCTCGTCACCGTCACGCTACTCGTGTTGATCAACGATCCGGTCCTTTATGCAGTAGGTCAGCTTCTCTTTTTTATCATTGCGGGCATCTCAGGTATGATTTATCGCCGCAGAAATGGGGTGAGACAGCATGAATGAACTACCTGATATCCGGCTGCTCATTTTGCTGATCCTCATTGTCCTTGCCCAGAGTATTTATTTATTCACGGATGCAAGAAAAAGAGGGCATGCAAAATGGTTCTGGGGCATTTGGGGCATTATCCAGACGCCACTTCCGCTCATTTGCTATTTAGTCTGGTCCCGTAAACTACAGCCTTATTTAATCAAAAGGAGAGATGAAAATGGATGAATTAAATTTCGCTTTAATCGCGCCTCTGGCATTTATTAATATTGTAATTGCCGTTTTAGCCCTGGTAGATCTGGCCAAACGACCTTCTGTGAACGGTCCGAAATGGCTGTGGGTGATCATTATTCTGTTCATTAATCTGATTGGCCCAGTCCTTTACTTTATCATCGGAAGAAGGGATACCTAGATGATTAGCGTCTCAGGCTTAACAAAATCATATGGTTCAGCAAAAGCGGTGGACCAGCTTACTTTCTCTCTTTCACCCGGTCGGACAACAGCGCTACTCGGTCCAAACGGCGCCGGGAAAACAACGACACTTCACATGATCAGTGGGCTGGCTGAACCAACGGCAGGGACCATAACATTTGATCAGCATCACGGAGACAATAGAAGCCTGATTGGATTTCTACCACAATATCCGTCCTTTTTTAACTGGATGACCGCAAAAGAATACCTTATTTTTGCTGCAGAGCTTGGTAAAGTTTCTAAAAAGGAAGGGATCATCCGCGCCGATCAGCTGTTGGAACGGGTCGGTTTAAAAGAAGCAGCGAATAAAAAAATCGGCGGCTTCTCAGGCGGGATGAAACAGCGGCTTGGTATCGCACAGGCACTGATCCATCAGCCAAAGCTGTTGCTGCTTGATGAACCGGTATCAGCACTAGATCCGGCCGGACGTAAAGATGTGATGGATCTGCTTCAGGAGTTAAAGCAGGAAATGACCATCCTATACTCTACACACGTTCTGCACGATGCCCAGACGTTGTGCGATGATGTACTGATCATGAATCATGGAAAAAAAGTGCTCTTTGACTCCCTTGAACAGGTGTATGCTTCCTATGACCGTCCGGAAATCACGATACGCTCCGATGAATCGATTGAGGAGTGGGTTACTTTATTGAAACAAAAGCATCCCGTTCTAACGATTAAATCGGATGACCGTACAGCGATCGTAAAAGGAATGGAAATGGATATGCTGCGACCACTCCTATTAAAAGAAATGATAGCCCACCAGCTGCCGGTCCGGTCAATGGAAGTCGGTACAGCCACATTAGAGGATGTCTTTCACGAGGTGATGAACGTATGAATGCCTACCCTGTATTATTAAAAAAAGAATGGCTTGAAATGAAAAGAAGCTATAAGTGGCTTTGGATGCCACTCGTTTTTATCGCGCTCGGAATCATGCAGCCGTTAACGAGCTACTACCTGCCGGACATTTTAGAACAGTTTGGCGGTCTTCCGGAAGGAGCGGTGATCGAGATTCCTCTGCCGGGAGCGGGTCAGGTTTTCGTTGAGACACTCGGACAGTTCTCACAAATTGGTCTGTTTGTGGTGGTGCTTGGCATTATGGGTATGCTTTCAGGTGAACGCACAGGAGGTACAGCGGTTATGGTGCTCGCAAAGCCTGTTTCCTACTTCGCCTACTTCTTTTCTAAATGGACGGCAGCTGCAGCGATCGTGTTAATATCCTACGTCGCGGGTGCAGCTGCATCACTATACTACATTTATCTGCTGTTTGATCCGATTTCCTTTGCGGATGTGATGTCTGCCTCTTTCTTCTATATTCTGTGGCTGCTGTTTGCTGTCTCGC
The sequence above is drawn from the Jeotgalibacillus aurantiacus genome and encodes:
- a CDS encoding YxlC family protein, yielding MKHNRHDDIEEKLKEGLRDLDRVTAAPPSLAEIHMMMAETRKRQRKELIWFILIALCLVTVTLLVLINDPVLYAVGQLLFFIIAGISGMIYRRRNGVRQHE
- a CDS encoding sigmaY antisigma factor component; the encoded protein is MNELPDIRLLILLILIVLAQSIYLFTDARKRGHAKWFWGIWGIIQTPLPLICYLVWSRKLQPYLIKRRDENG
- a CDS encoding PLD nuclease N-terminal domain-containing protein, which gives rise to MDELNFALIAPLAFINIVIAVLALVDLAKRPSVNGPKWLWVIIILFINLIGPVLYFIIGRRDT
- a CDS encoding ABC transporter ATP-binding protein, with the translated sequence MISVSGLTKSYGSAKAVDQLTFSLSPGRTTALLGPNGAGKTTTLHMISGLAEPTAGTITFDQHHGDNRSLIGFLPQYPSFFNWMTAKEYLIFAAELGKVSKKEGIIRADQLLERVGLKEAANKKIGGFSGGMKQRLGIAQALIHQPKLLLLDEPVSALDPAGRKDVMDLLQELKQEMTILYSTHVLHDAQTLCDDVLIMNHGKKVLFDSLEQVYASYDRPEITIRSDESIEEWVTLLKQKHPVLTIKSDDRTAIVKGMEMDMLRPLLLKEMIAHQLPVRSMEVGTATLEDVFHEVMNV
- a CDS encoding ABC transporter permease subunit, which encodes MNAYPVLLKKEWLEMKRSYKWLWMPLVFIALGIMQPLTSYYLPDILEQFGGLPEGAVIEIPLPGAGQVFVETLGQFSQIGLFVVVLGIMGMLSGERTGGTAVMVLAKPVSYFAYFFSKWTAAAAIVLISYVAGAAASLYYIYLLFDPISFADVMSASFFYILWLLFAVSLVLSLSTVLKRSAAVAGAGLVILLLLSLLSSIFREPMLWTPGSLTLHSQAIMMNESPEGAWRSIISTILLSVLLVAGSIRYLKKKEWVQ